Proteins found in one Fusarium oxysporum Fo47 chromosome V, complete sequence genomic segment:
- a CDS encoding uncharacterized protein (expressed protein): protein MLWAMVVYAPLAGLDTNDHKLAVDEAINALKGTRQLYKLIESSLGNLESIRSTMELVIGSTPSRGTIGMMIRKWGVFWGLQVLFSALGEIVYLKPQPESPDPGQGEID from the coding sequence ATGCTTTGGGCGATGGTCGTCTATGCTCCGTTAGCAGGGCTAGACACCAATGACCATAAGCTTGCCGTTGACGAAGCTATCAATGCCCTAAAGGGCACCAGGCAGCTTTACAAGCTAATAGAATCGTCGCTAGGGAACTTGGAATCTATTCGATCCACCATGGAACTGGTTATCGGCTCTACTCCATCCCGCGGCACGATTGGGATGATGATCCGAAAATGGGGAGTCTTCTGGGGCCTGCAGGTTCTTTTCTCAGCTCTTGGGGAGATAGTTTACTTGAAACCACAGCCGGAATCTCCAGACCCGGGTCAGGGGGAAATCGATTAA